CCCTTCATGGTCGTAAAGGTAGATGTAGGCTGTTACTATGACGAGAAAGGACAGGATGCTGTAAAGTATTGCCCTGAAAATATCAGGCCTCCTCAGGGATTCATTCGCTTGAAATATTCGCTGCCGAGTTCCTTAACAAGTCCGGCGAGCAGGATTAAACTTATGAGGTTCGGTACTGCCATGAGCATGTTTGCAATATCGGCAAAATTCCACACGAGCTTTAACGGCACGTATGCCCCCACCACGACAAGCACTGTATAGATGATACGGTAAGGCATTACGGCCCGCTCTCCAAAGAGGAATTCAGCGCTGCGGTCACCGTAGTATGACCATGCTATGATTGTGGAGTATGCAAAGAAGACAAGGCCGAACCCTACGATCCATGCCCCTGCCTGTCCCAAAGACTGCTGAAAGGCATATGCCGACAGTGCCGCGCCCTGAAGGGCCTCCGGTCTTGCATCTCCCCACGCCCCTGAAACAATGATTACAAGGGCGGTCATGGTACATATGACTATGGTATCGATAAACGGCCCTATCATGGCAACAAGGCCCTCACGCACGGGCTCTTTGGTTCGTGCTGCGGCATGCGCCATTGGGGCAGAGCCAAGCCCTGACTCGTTCGAAAACACACCGCGCGCTACACCGTACTGAAGTGCAGCACCGAGAGCCCCGCCCCCGGCTGCCCACGGGTTAAGCGCGTGGTTGAAGATCGTCATAAAGGCTGCCGGGATTTTATCCATATTCAGAAACAGGATGAAGAGGGCCGAGGCACAGTAGGCAATGGCCATAAAGGGGACGATACGCGAGGCAACACCGGCTATACGCCTGATGCCGCCAATGATAACAAGGCCGACCGCCATAGCCATGATGACTCCAAGGACGAGTTTAAATTCAGAAGCCCGTGGAATGACAAAGCTGAGACCGTCCACAACAGAGTTTGCCTGGACCATGTTTCCTATGCCGAATGATGCAATAAGTGCAAAGACCGCAAAGACAGCCCCTGTGCGGGGCATGCCGAGGCCGTTCTTCAGGGTGTACATGGGGCCGCCCGATACCTCACCATCAGGGTGGATAACACGGTACTTGAGGGAGAGGGTGCATGAGGTATACTTGGTTGCCATGCCGACCAGGGCCGTGATCCACATCCAGAAGACCGCACCGGGGCCGCCAAAGGCTATGGCTGTAGCCACACCTGCAATGTTGCCTGTGCCGATGGTTGCTGATAATGCAGTGGACAGTGCCTGAAAGTGGGTGACCTCACCCGGGTCGCCAGCCCTGTCGTATTTACCGGATATCAACTGGATGGAGTGTTTAAACCCGCGCAGTTGGATGAAACGGAGGCGCATTGTGAGGTAAAGACCGGTGCCGACAAGGAGCACGATTGAGGGTATTCCCCACACATAGCCGGCCAGGGTGCCGGTGAGTTCAGTCAGTGATGTAATCCAGTTATCCAATTGGGTTTGCCATGTTTTTTCTGCTTTTTTGCAATTCCTGTTTAAATGTTCTGAGTTTTAAATCCTGAATTCAGCCTTGTACGTGTTAGGGGTAATGCAGATGGTTCCTCCTCATTATACGTTCCCTTTCTCATTCGCCATCTGAGGCTGTTAGCACTGATTATATCAGAACCGTTCGGATTTCAAAAGAAACCCGGCTGGATAGGCCGAGTTCTTCTACTGAACGGATGTGATTCCATGTGAACTCATCATGTTTCATTGATCCTCTGTCTGCTCTCTGTGTCAGAAAACCTGCAAACAGGATATATGCCCCTTTCAGCCAGGGCACTGTTGAAGCTTGCAGGGCCTCCTCCGCAATCAAGTATCTTCTTCCGAAGTACATTTTTAAAGTACATCATTATCCTCAGCCTTAAGTTTTTTCTTTTTTCCCCTGCCGCCTCAGTCATAACCTCTTGCCTCTCCTGCACCGTCAGTCCCAACACAGCCTCATGATTTTTCCTTCCTCAGGAGGCTGTGTTTCGTTTTTGAGGAAGCCGTTCGCGTGCTTGACATGCCCTGCAATCCATGATATTCTTTCACGTAACCATAGAATAAGCTTAAAATGGCAATGGCACATCATTGATAGGCATACTTAATTAAAAGGAGGGATTATGCGATGAAGGTAAAACATATCCAAATTATTAAAAATTGTTTGCTGCTCTGTTTGCTCGCTGTGGTTGCAGGTTGTATACCAACGAAACCAGATTTAGTACCGAAAGGTCTGTTCTTTGACTCTGATAACGTGCTTAATGTGTCTTTTAAGAATGAAGGTGATGGAGAAGTTCCAGCAAACAAAGGAAATTTAGTAATCTACATAGATGGTCGCTCGGTCGGTGGATACAGCTTCTCTAATCTTGCTGACCAATCGTTTCGCACTCCTAATGGTAGCCTGACCATTCGTACCAACTTTCGAATGAGTGGAAGCAACCGTCGCATTGCTGTTTTCATAGACTCAGAAAACGAAGTTAACGAGTCAAACGAATTCCAAAACACACTGTCTCGCACTATGACACCTCCGGCGAAAAATGGACCAGATTTCATTGTTAGCAACCTTTATACAGACTCTGACAATAAACTGAAAATTGTAGTTAAGAATATTGGCCCTGCAAATTCTCCATCAAATCTTGAAGTGAGAATGAGAGTAATTGTTAATGAGAGTGTGGCTGCAGATCTTACTCCAACTTTGCCATCTCTGACAGCAGGAGGAGGTGAAACAATTATTACCCCCAACCCACCTATCGTGATTAGTCCTAACAGCAACGTTCGTGTATTATTAAATACCAATCATCTCTTTGATGAAATCGATAATACTAATAACGTGCGGGAAGAGATACTCCCCAGCGGTCCGTCAATAGTACCTTACGCAACACTTTTGTCTCAGCCAAAGATTAAGACCAATATTATCTGGGAAGGCAGCGGGGGTATTAAAAACTACCCATCTTGGACCGCAAGCCGGAAGGCCGACCTCAACAATGCAATATTGAGGCTGGAAAAAGGGGAACCTCAAGCACTCTCCACACCGCCTGCTTTGTTGAGCGGCGGCTACATTTCAGCATCAGATGCTTGGCAGATTTATATTGCCCATATAGCTCAATCGCTGTGGATTGAAGTGCATGGAGCAGTATCTTGGCACTTGGTTGATTTTCCCGATGAACAGCTTGCATATTTACTTGATAGTCGCAAATTGATGACTTATCATCCGGTCACAAACAAGTATAAGTTCAACAGTTATCTTATGGGTGCGATTACAGCTTGGAATCCCCGAATCTCCTATGAAGTCGTTTCCAATTTGAAAATGATTAAATCAACTCAGCTTGAGACAATTTATGCGCTTACCAACTGGATGAGGGGGCATCTAATTCATATCTCAGGTAGTGATGATTACACTGAGCAGTACGGTTACCCGGGACCCCCGCCTGCAGACAAGGTACTATACCCTCTTGAGGGCAAGCGTCATAAAACAGCGGGTTGTTGGGGTACATCAGGTCTCTATGGCGCAGTATTAAGAAGTGTGAACATACCTGTAGAACGTGCTGACATTAACCTAAACAATGGAACTCATAGTCGTCCAGTCTTTCCCTCTGTGGATAGAAGCATGCCGCATGGGGATGATGTTTATACAGCTACCCTTACTCCGTCCGGGGCTGTGATACCAACGTCGAAAATATTCTATACCTTGGCCCAGATGACCACGAAATTCATAAGCCCTGCTGTGGACTGTGTCTCAGGCGAATGCAATACCGTTGGTGAGCAGGCTTCTTACAATGCTGGGAAAGACCACTTGCAACTTGCTTACGACTACATGGCAGATTATATCCTATACCAATACGCCCAATACGGTGCCGATTATCTTAATGATTCATTGCGCGGACCGCGGATTGGTGGTTCTGTTCATGAGTTTGTTAAGCCTTATTTCACCGATGCCGAAAGGACTGCTATGGTTAGTGCAGTGGAAACCAAGGTTAAAGAAATTGGAAACGGTAACCTTGAAACAGGCAAAAGTAAGGTGATTGCAAGATGGAATCGTTTTCAACAGAACAAATAGTCACCCGGGGTTAGACCTCGAAAGCATAATTTAACAAGAGATGATTTCAGAGTGGAGCTATTTGTCTAAGCCTTATAAGTCCTCCTGGTGTCAAGGGCAAAAGGGGTCTGTAAGCGGAATCCGACAAATAAGCTTTTCCGTATCTTAAAGGGGACATCAAACACTTAATAGTGACTCAATAGCCGGTCCTTTCAGAGATTAGTTGAGGGACCGGCGACAGCAGAGAGGACCTTGTCCTGTTGTCTCTGCGGCCAAGAAACTACCATGCCTACTCAAAAGGCAGGGCTAAGGCCGAAAGGCTTTATCCGGTTAGTTGCAGGATCGGGTAGGGGGTGGTTATTCCTTCTATGATTTTGCCATTAACGGTCTCATTGACTGCTCTGAAGGACGTTTTCAGTGCTTTGGCAAGCTCCTTCTGAGTAATTCCGATGGTTATGTTTGTCAGGAGGGGGTACGTGGGGCTTTGGATTGACAGATGCTGAAACACATGATACCCTGAAATAAAGTAAGGTCGTCTAACAAGCAGGGGGGGAACCACTTGCCTGAAAGCGGTTCCGGAAATTTATCCTTCGTAGTACTACGGATAACAGGAGACGTTCTGACTGAAAATCGTCTAAAGGAGGGTGAGTATGGAGGGGGTTAGAAAGTTTCTTTGTTTTGGCCTGTTTTTACTGATTTCAATGGCTTTTTCGGGCACGCCGGTCCGGGCTGAAAAGGCCGGGCATCCAGATGTATCCGGGAAAAGGGCGGAGACGCTGCAGGGTTTCCCGGCTGCGGCTTTAAAATGCATTGACTGTCATACCAGGGAGACCCCCGGCATCGTTGCAAACTGGAAGGGCAGCACGATGGCCCGTGCCGGGGTCTCCTGCTACGACTGCCATGTGGTCAAAAAGGACTCTCCAATGGCCAGCCAGTGTGAGGGAGTCAAAGAGGAGATGCCGGGAGTTTATACATCCCCCATGGTCTCTCCGGAAACCTGCAAAGGGTGTCACCCTTCCGAGGTGAAGCAATTCAGCCGGAGTGCCCATGCCGGGCTTGCAGGTGCGCCGGTAATAGAGAAAGAGAAGTATAAGAAACTTATGTACGAATTGGAGGGAGGCGAGTTTGCCGGCATACCGAAGGGAGACCCGCGCACCCTGGCTGCCAGGCAGGGCGGCTGCCAGATGTGCCACGGCACGGAGGTGAAGCTCAAGGCTGACAGGAAACCCACTGACGACAGCTGGCCAGGCGGCATAGGCATGCGCTATCCTGACGGGGGAGTCGGTAATTGCACGGTCTGCCACAGCCGGCACCAATTCAGGGTTTCCGAGGCAAGGAAACCCGAGGCCTGCGCCAAGTGCCATATAGGCCCGGACCATCCCGACATTGAGATCTATTACGAAAGCAGCCACGGCAAACTCTACCTTACTGATGGAGAGAACTGGAACTGGGACTCTCCTGTTGATTCCTGGGAGCCCGGCGATTACTCAGCACCCACCTGCGCAACCTGCCATATGAGCGGTATCGGTGACCTGAGCTCAACACACAATGTCA
This portion of the Nitrospirota bacterium genome encodes:
- a CDS encoding sodium:alanine symporter family protein; protein product: MTSLTELTGTLAGYVWGIPSIVLLVGTGLYLTMRLRFIQLRGFKHSIQLISGKYDRAGDPGEVTHFQALSTALSATIGTGNIAGVATAIAFGGPGAVFWMWITALVGMATKYTSCTLSLKYRVIHPDGEVSGGPMYTLKNGLGMPRTGAVFAVFALIASFGIGNMVQANSVVDGLSFVIPRASEFKLVLGVIMAMAVGLVIIGGIRRIAGVASRIVPFMAIAYCASALFILFLNMDKIPAAFMTIFNHALNPWAAGGGALGAALQYGVARGVFSNESGLGSAPMAHAAARTKEPVREGLVAMIGPFIDTIVICTMTALVIIVSGAWGDARPEALQGAALSAYAFQQSLGQAGAWIVGFGLVFFAYSTIIAWSYYGDRSAEFLFGERAVMPYRIIYTVLVVVGAYVPLKLVWNFADIANMLMAVPNLISLILLAGLVKELGSEYFKRMNP
- a CDS encoding CARDB domain-containing protein, producing MKVKHIQIIKNCLLLCLLAVVAGCIPTKPDLVPKGLFFDSDNVLNVSFKNEGDGEVPANKGNLVIYIDGRSVGGYSFSNLADQSFRTPNGSLTIRTNFRMSGSNRRIAVFIDSENEVNESNEFQNTLSRTMTPPAKNGPDFIVSNLYTDSDNKLKIVVKNIGPANSPSNLEVRMRVIVNESVAADLTPTLPSLTAGGGETIITPNPPIVISPNSNVRVLLNTNHLFDEIDNTNNVREEILPSGPSIVPYATLLSQPKIKTNIIWEGSGGIKNYPSWTASRKADLNNAILRLEKGEPQALSTPPALLSGGYISASDAWQIYIAHIAQSLWIEVHGAVSWHLVDFPDEQLAYLLDSRKLMTYHPVTNKYKFNSYLMGAITAWNPRISYEVVSNLKMIKSTQLETIYALTNWMRGHLIHISGSDDYTEQYGYPGPPPADKVLYPLEGKRHKTAGCWGTSGLYGAVLRSVNIPVERADINLNNGTHSRPVFPSVDRSMPHGDDVYTATLTPSGAVIPTSKIFYTLAQMTTKFISPAVDCVSGECNTVGEQASYNAGKDHLQLAYDYMADYILYQYAQYGADYLNDSLRGPRIGGSVHEFVKPYFTDAERTAMVSAVETKVKEIGNGNLETGKSKVIARWNRFQQNK
- a CDS encoding multiheme c-type cytochrome; translated protein: MEGVRKFLCFGLFLLISMAFSGTPVRAEKAGHPDVSGKRAETLQGFPAAALKCIDCHTRETPGIVANWKGSTMARAGVSCYDCHVVKKDSPMASQCEGVKEEMPGVYTSPMVSPETCKGCHPSEVKQFSRSAHAGLAGAPVIEKEKYKKLMYELEGGEFAGIPKGDPRTLAARQGGCQMCHGTEVKLKADRKPTDDSWPGGIGMRYPDGGVGNCTVCHSRHQFRVSEARKPEACAKCHIGPDHPDIEIYYESSHGKLYLTDGENWNWDSPVDSWEPGDYSAPTCATCHMSGIGDLSSTHNVTERLKWDLVHPKSVVRSGERGDGEKGRTLMRRVCSNCHSKVQIDSHFAKLDRTVGLYNYYYDSAQKMMKDLKARGLLKEDKWSDAFQELNYYLWHHAGRRARHGTAMDGPDYTQWHGFFQIFQIYKDMEEIYNWRIKNNKIEPLSPVMSTAPY